AATCGGCAGCGCCAGCGCCTCAGCAAGCTGCCTGCGGGTATGGTAGGGAACCTGGGTGCTGCTGACCACGTTCAGCCGCTCATACGGGTCCAGGTATGCGATGCTGATATGCGGTTCGAGCGCGCAGTGCGCAATCCGCTGCACCCGATATTCCCCCTCGACCACCAGTTCCGCCTCGGCCATAGCCGCGTCAACATCACCGCGCACCAGCAGTTCATGAGCAGATATATTATGGGTGGCGTCATATATCTCCCCATTATGCGTCCCATAATTGGGGTGGTGGGTATCCGGCTCGTGCAGTTGCGGCGCGCCGTCCTTCATCGCCTCCAGCGGATCAAAGACAGCGGGCAGCGCTTCATAGCTCACATCAATCAGCCCCAGCGCCTCTTCGGCAAGCTCCACCGTCTCAGCAGCGGCAAACGCCACCCAATCGCCGACATAGCGCACCCGGTTATCGAGCAGATACATATCATAGGGTGAAAGTTCAGGATAGGGCTGACCAGCCGTCGTATGGCGCACACGCGGCACATCGCGCCACGTCAGCACAGCATGCACTCCTGGCAGCGCCAGCGCCCGGCTCGCGTCAATATGCAGGATATTAGCATGCGCGTGGGGCGAGTGCAGGATGCGTCCGTAGAGCATATCGGGCATCTCATACTCGGAGGCATAGACCGGAGCGCCAGCCACCAGCGGGCGCGCGTCTACCCGCCGCTCGGCGCGACCCACAACAGCAAGGTCATGCGATGTGATCGTTGGCGAGTTTTTTTCAGAAGTGCTGGTACTCATGAGACGCTGCCCTCTTAATGATACTGACGCCACTTGTAGCGCCGCCTGGAAGGCGGCGCTACAAGTCAAACGCTCCTCTTCATGCAGATGTAGTCTGATACGCCTTCAGGTTGCTTTCAATCTGCCGCAGGTGAACGCTGTCATGCTCCGCCCAATGCCCTAGCCATTCCTCGCCGGTAAAGACGCCATATTCAGGCTGATGGCCCTGGCGCGCCCAATCCGACTCGCGCAGTATCTTGATAATGCCCAGGCTGGCAGCGCGCTGAAGGTTGAAATCGGCCAGCAGTTCATCTACATGGTCACGGGTGGTATTGCGGTTGGCATACCACTTCTGCTCATCATGCGGTGTCAGATGCGGGTGATCCTCTTTCACGATCCGCTCCAGACGCAGCCGCATCACGTACATCTCATCATCCACCAGATGCGCCAGAATTTCCCGAATGCTCCATTCGCCCTGGCCCGGATGAAAATCAAGCGCCTCATCCGCCAGGCCAGCCGTTAAGCGCGCTAACGCTGGCCCGGTTTGTTCAAGCACTGCGATGAGTTCAGTACGGGTAGTTGTCATATATCTCCTGCTTCAGAAACAATGAAATCAGGCGTTCATTTCGACCATCACACATTCTGGTAACAGGCGCACACTTACACCTATTAATAAGCCAGCCCGATAATCACAATAATACTCCTGCGGACGCCTTTGGGAGAACATCTGCGGCAGAAAATGGGGAATATTCTCAACCACAGCAGTATTCTGAGGATCGCAAACCCACGCGAGAGGCTTCCAGCATAACCGCCCCTCCGGCGTGACCCATTCTCTTTCCCACGTCTCAGCCCCAGGCGACAGTTCCGCCAGAAAAGCATACATACCTTTGCTGGGTCCAGTGGGGTCAGTGCCATTCGGCCAGGTGACGATACCTGCAAAGCGGC
This portion of the Ktedonobacterales bacterium genome encodes:
- a CDS encoding DinB family protein; translation: MTTTRTELIAVLEQTGPALARLTAGLADEALDFHPGQGEWSIREILAHLVDDEMYVMRLRLERIVKEDHPHLTPHDEQKWYANRNTTRDHVDELLADFNLQRAASLGIIKILRESDWARQGHQPEYGVFTGEEWLGHWAEHDSVHLRQIESNLKAYQTTSA
- a CDS encoding 8-oxo-dGTP diphosphatase, which codes for MMTLSYTICFCYRGDLVLMLYRNRPPNQGLWNGLGGKIQPNETPFACVQREMLEEAGIDLSRSLTCRFAGIVTWPNGTDPTGPSKGMYAFLAELSPGAETWEREWVTPEGRLCWKPLAWVCDPQNTAVVENIPHFLPQMFSQRRPQEYYCDYRAGLLIGVSVRLLPECVMVEMNA